The Terriglobus tenax genome contains a region encoding:
- a CDS encoding tetratricopeptide repeat protein — protein sequence MRVHSVSLLLTLCLATPCVATAQLTTGRVATDVRQHETDEWRQISMHLPDPKSSTNEKLELSADILRARRYPLDAMDYYRYSLQRGGDRARLLNKIGLVQLEINDNRGARQSFVLATKINKKYAEAWNNLGTVDYLDQSFGSSIGEYKKAIKLDKKSAVFHANLAASYFSRKDMESAQKEFQIALKLDPHMYEHRGSGGVATHVISAADRARFCFELARVYARNGDKPTMYRYLAKAAENGLDVSTAVQTDEVFRKYLQEPQLALLVRDTRAFLAAIATPEPVSTADAATPPPLPAN from the coding sequence ATGCGCGTACACTCTGTTTCCCTACTTTTGACGCTGTGCCTCGCCACCCCCTGCGTGGCCACCGCCCAGTTAACCACCGGTCGTGTCGCCACCGACGTGCGGCAGCATGAGACCGATGAATGGCGCCAGATTTCCATGCATCTGCCGGACCCGAAGTCCTCCACCAACGAGAAGCTGGAGCTTTCCGCCGACATCCTGCGCGCTCGCCGCTATCCCCTGGATGCCATGGACTACTACCGCTACTCTCTGCAGCGTGGCGGCGACCGGGCGCGGCTGTTGAACAAGATCGGCCTGGTGCAACTGGAGATCAATGACAACCGCGGAGCCCGCCAGAGCTTCGTACTGGCCACCAAAATCAACAAGAAGTACGCCGAGGCATGGAACAACCTGGGCACAGTGGACTATCTGGACCAGAGCTTCGGAAGCTCGATCGGTGAATACAAAAAGGCCATCAAGCTCGACAAGAAGTCGGCCGTCTTTCATGCCAACCTTGCCGCCTCTTACTTCAGCCGCAAAGACATGGAGTCGGCACAAAAGGAGTTTCAGATTGCTCTGAAGCTCGATCCCCACATGTACGAACATCGCGGATCGGGCGGCGTGGCGACGCATGTTATCTCCGCCGCTGACCGCGCGCGTTTCTGCTTTGAGCTGGCGCGCGTCTATGCGCGCAACGGCGATAAGCCGACCATGTACCGCTACCTGGCCAAGGCAGCCGAAAACGGTCTGGATGTAAGCACCGCCGTACAGACCGATGAGGTCTTCCGGAAGTATCTGCAGGAACCGCAACTGGCTCTTCTGGTGCGCGATACACGCGCTTTCCTGGCCGCGATTGCCACTCCTGAACCAGTTTCGACCGCTGATGCGGCGACTCCGCCACCTCTGCCGGCCAACTAA
- a CDS encoding DUF5522 domain-containing protein: protein MDEKEPLPAENLQSGDTYFEDGLMVFTAQYLLRRGYCCNNGCRHCPYKD from the coding sequence ATGGATGAAAAAGAGCCACTTCCGGCAGAAAATCTTCAGTCAGGCGATACCTACTTTGAGGATGGCCTGATGGTCTTTACGGCACAGTACCTGCTGCGCCGTGGCTACTGTTGTAACAACGGCTGCAGGCACTGCCCGTATAAAGATTAG
- a CDS encoding DEAD/DEAH box helicase, whose translation MATATLMPEDTFTDPAMEWAHPVVREWFLRKFGSPTEPQIAGWPQIAKGGPVLISAPTGSGKTLSAFLVCIDALLRQAIEGRLEPYTQVVYVSPLKALSNDVQKNLDGPLREIQALALERGYLCPEIRTGVRTGDTLQKDRAAMLKRPPHILVTTPESLYMMLTASKARENLRRVRTVIVDEIHAVADDKRGAHLALTLERLDALVRGENKLCAGGMLTGLAEAPQRIGLSATQNPIELVGNFLAGEAGKTTIVQVGQRRQLDLAIEVPSEELGSVTSNRMWDEIYDKLAAFTDSHRSTLVFVNTRRLVERLAFNLAERLGAEHVAAHHGSLSRALRLDAEQKLKAGEIKILIATASLELGIDIGDVDLVCQIATTRAVAVAMQRVGRAGHWRGAIPKGRFFATTRDDLMEQAALIRAMRAGDLDKLEIPPAPRDVLMQQIVAAVGAEPWREDDLFAVFKRAWPYRDLSRETFDELVALLHQGIESSRGRYGAYLMRDGVRGELHARRGARMTAIGNGGAIPDVASYAVMLQPENVQIATLDEHFAVDSGPGDVVLLGNTSWRVLRVEAEGRVLVEDAQGAPPTMPFWEGEAPQRTEVLSEGVGRLREEIADRVPDVLPGPSLMTHVQAMDAAAWLAEECGVCESGARQLVTYMVEGKAVLGAVPTRQTIIAERFFDEGGGMQLILHAPFGGRVNKAWGLALRKRFCRGFNFELQAAATDNGINICLAEQHSFPLADVFHFLTVETAKELLEQASLASPIFKARWRWAAGRSLQLLRFVKGKRVAPQIQRTRSEDLLASVFPQAAACFENIEGDIQIPDHPLVGEVMQDVLHEAMDLDGLIDVLRGIADGTIQCLAVDTPAPSQFAHELINAMPYAFLDEAGLEERRARAVSLRRGIPDAVLAEEGKLDPLAIAEVRKECWPDVRDAHELHDLLFQLVALPVERMLQWDARHWPAFFESLAVQERVKQLRLAGRECWVAAERLPLVEALWGDGTTNKEQAAASKEEALKPLLQGWMQLLGPATSRSIAETFGLDANDIFTQMVLMESQGVILRGVFEGGRAAQSDTEIEWCERRLLQRIHRRTVGSLRRAIEPVSQAVYMRWLLEWQHLAGTKLTGEEGLLTALEQLEGFEAPAIEWERAILPSRLANYDPRWLDHLCLSGVIGWGRVSPHPAWGDGSAPRRVIPTNMAPITFYLRETADWLGWALEQKQVDETKLAVALSDEANRVRNLLRERGACFAADIQRVLLLSKQQTQMVLWELATAGLASADGWDQLRVMMDPKKKPAVMDAGRRGVRSHAGRWSLLTEDAPMVPETAIERARRIDAAHESAARMLLNRYGVLFRELLARESNAPRWRDLVGMLRRMEARGEIRGGRFVIGVGGEQFALAEAVDSLRQMKSRAMDDREIVVAAADPMNLVGVVMPGERIAAMPRNVVRYRNGICENTREPDPQPAMPAQQAPIQNVGLF comes from the coding sequence ATGGCCACCGCGACCCTGATGCCCGAGGATACCTTCACTGACCCGGCGATGGAGTGGGCGCATCCAGTGGTGCGCGAGTGGTTCCTGCGCAAGTTTGGATCACCCACCGAACCGCAGATCGCCGGCTGGCCGCAGATTGCGAAGGGCGGGCCGGTGTTGATCTCCGCACCGACCGGTTCGGGTAAGACGCTGTCGGCCTTCCTGGTCTGTATTGATGCGCTGCTGCGGCAGGCGATCGAGGGCCGGTTGGAGCCATACACGCAGGTGGTGTACGTTTCGCCGTTGAAGGCGCTGTCGAACGATGTGCAGAAGAACCTGGACGGCCCGCTGCGCGAGATTCAGGCTCTGGCGCTAGAGCGCGGTTATCTGTGCCCGGAGATCCGGACCGGTGTGCGTACCGGTGACACGCTGCAGAAGGACCGTGCGGCAATGCTGAAGCGCCCTCCGCATATTCTGGTCACCACGCCGGAGAGCTTGTACATGATGCTGACCGCATCGAAGGCGCGCGAAAACCTGCGCCGCGTGCGCACGGTGATTGTGGATGAAATTCATGCCGTCGCTGATGACAAGCGCGGGGCGCATCTTGCCCTGACGCTGGAGCGCCTCGACGCTCTGGTGCGCGGCGAGAACAAGCTGTGTGCAGGCGGCATGCTGACGGGGTTGGCCGAAGCTCCGCAGCGCATTGGCCTGAGCGCAACGCAGAACCCGATTGAGCTGGTAGGGAATTTTCTTGCGGGCGAAGCGGGCAAAACGACCATTGTGCAGGTAGGTCAACGCAGGCAGCTCGATCTTGCCATCGAGGTGCCGAGCGAGGAGCTGGGCTCGGTCACGTCGAACCGCATGTGGGACGAGATCTACGACAAGCTGGCTGCATTTACGGATTCGCATCGCTCGACGCTGGTTTTTGTGAACACGCGGCGGCTGGTGGAGAGGCTTGCCTTCAATCTTGCCGAGCGGCTGGGCGCGGAGCATGTTGCGGCGCATCACGGCTCACTCTCGCGGGCGCTGCGTCTCGATGCCGAACAGAAGTTGAAGGCGGGTGAGATCAAGATCCTGATCGCTACCGCATCGCTGGAGCTTGGTATCGACATTGGCGATGTGGATCTGGTGTGCCAGATTGCCACCACGCGCGCCGTAGCCGTAGCGATGCAGCGCGTAGGCCGCGCGGGACACTGGCGAGGAGCTATTCCCAAGGGCCGCTTCTTCGCCACCACGCGCGATGACCTGATGGAGCAGGCCGCCCTGATCCGCGCAATGCGTGCGGGCGATCTGGACAAACTGGAGATTCCTCCTGCGCCGCGCGATGTACTGATGCAGCAGATTGTTGCCGCCGTGGGCGCGGAGCCGTGGCGTGAGGACGACCTGTTCGCCGTCTTCAAGCGCGCGTGGCCGTATCGCGATCTCTCTCGCGAGACCTTTGACGAATTAGTGGCGCTATTGCACCAGGGAATCGAGTCCTCGCGCGGACGCTATGGCGCGTACCTGATGCGCGATGGCGTCCGCGGTGAGTTGCATGCCCGCCGTGGCGCGCGGATGACGGCCATCGGCAATGGAGGAGCGATTCCCGATGTGGCGAGTTATGCGGTCATGCTGCAGCCGGAGAATGTGCAGATTGCGACGCTGGACGAACACTTCGCGGTGGACTCCGGCCCGGGCGACGTGGTGCTGCTGGGCAATACCAGCTGGCGCGTGCTGCGCGTGGAGGCGGAGGGTCGCGTTCTGGTGGAGGACGCGCAGGGCGCTCCGCCCACAATGCCTTTCTGGGAGGGTGAAGCTCCGCAGCGCACCGAGGTGCTGAGCGAGGGCGTTGGCCGCCTGCGCGAGGAGATTGCCGATCGCGTTCCGGATGTGTTGCCGGGTCCGTCGCTGATGACCCATGTGCAGGCCATGGATGCAGCCGCGTGGCTTGCGGAAGAGTGTGGCGTTTGCGAGAGCGGAGCGCGGCAACTGGTGACCTACATGGTGGAGGGCAAGGCCGTGCTGGGCGCTGTGCCCACGCGGCAAACCATCATCGCTGAGCGCTTTTTTGATGAAGGCGGCGGGATGCAGTTGATTCTGCATGCTCCGTTTGGCGGCCGCGTGAACAAAGCGTGGGGACTGGCTCTGCGGAAGCGTTTCTGCCGTGGCTTCAACTTTGAGCTGCAGGCTGCGGCGACCGACAATGGCATCAACATCTGCCTGGCGGAGCAGCACAGCTTTCCGCTTGCCGATGTCTTCCACTTTCTGACGGTCGAAACTGCGAAGGAACTGCTGGAGCAGGCGTCGCTGGCGTCGCCTATTTTCAAAGCGCGCTGGCGCTGGGCCGCAGGCCGCTCGTTGCAACTGCTGCGGTTTGTGAAGGGCAAGCGTGTGGCTCCGCAGATTCAGCGCACGCGTTCGGAAGACCTGCTGGCCAGCGTCTTTCCGCAGGCGGCGGCGTGCTTTGAAAACATTGAAGGCGACATCCAGATTCCGGATCATCCCCTGGTAGGCGAGGTGATGCAGGATGTGCTGCACGAGGCGATGGACCTGGATGGCTTGATCGATGTGCTGCGCGGCATTGCCGACGGTACGATTCAATGCCTTGCTGTGGATACGCCGGCGCCGTCGCAGTTCGCGCATGAGCTGATCAATGCCATGCCGTATGCCTTCCTTGATGAAGCTGGCCTGGAAGAGCGCCGCGCGCGTGCGGTTTCGCTGCGTCGCGGCATTCCGGACGCTGTGCTGGCGGAGGAAGGTAAGCTCGATCCACTGGCGATTGCCGAGGTGCGCAAGGAGTGCTGGCCCGATGTGCGCGATGCGCATGAGTTGCACGATCTTTTGTTCCAGCTGGTTGCGTTGCCGGTGGAGAGGATGCTCCAGTGGGATGCGCGGCACTGGCCTGCATTCTTTGAGTCGCTGGCCGTGCAGGAGCGGGTAAAGCAGCTTCGGCTTGCGGGACGTGAGTGCTGGGTGGCAGCGGAGCGCTTGCCGTTGGTGGAAGCTCTGTGGGGTGACGGAACAACAAACAAGGAACAGGCAGCAGCAAGTAAAGAAGAGGCGTTGAAGCCACTGCTTCAAGGCTGGATGCAGCTCCTCGGCCCCGCCACTTCACGCAGCATCGCAGAAACCTTCGGCCTCGATGCAAACGACATCTTCACGCAGATGGTCCTGATGGAATCGCAGGGCGTGATTCTGCGCGGTGTCTTTGAAGGCGGACGCGCAGCGCAGAGCGACACAGAGATCGAGTGGTGCGAGCGCCGTCTGCTGCAGCGCATTCACCGCCGCACCGTGGGATCGCTGCGGCGCGCAATCGAACCGGTTTCGCAGGCCGTCTACATGCGCTGGCTGCTGGAGTGGCAGCATCTTGCGGGCACAAAGCTGACGGGCGAAGAGGGGTTGCTGACGGCTCTGGAACAACTGGAAGGCTTTGAGGCTCCCGCCATCGAGTGGGAGCGCGCTATTCTTCCATCGCGCCTCGCGAACTACGATCCGCGCTGGCTCGATCATCTGTGCCTGTCCGGCGTTATCGGCTGGGGCCGCGTCTCGCCGCATCCGGCATGGGGCGATGGTTCGGCGCCCCGCCGTGTCATCCCAACCAATATGGCACCCATCACGTTCTATCTACGTGAGACCGCCGACTGGCTGGGCTGGGCGCTCGAACAGAAGCAGGTGGATGAGACGAAGCTTGCCGTTGCGCTGAGCGATGAAGCCAACCGCGTGCGTAACCTGTTGCGTGAGCGTGGCGCCTGCTTTGCCGCCGACATCCAGCGCGTGCTTCTGCTCAGCAAACAGCAGACGCAGATGGTCCTGTGGGAGCTGGCCACGGCAGGCCTTGCTTCTGCGGATGGATGGGACCAGTTGCGCGTGATGATGGACCCGAAGAAGAAGCCCGCGGTGATGGATGCGGGACGCCGCGGTGTCCGTTCGCACGCCGGCCGGTGGAGCCTGCTGACCGAAGATGCACCGATGGTTCCGGAGACGGCCATCGAACGCGCGCGGCGCATTGACGCAGCGCATGAATCCGCCGCGCGCATGCTGCTGAACCGTTATGGTGTGCTCTTCCGCGAGCTGCTGGCGCGGGAGAGCAATGCGCCCAGGTGGCGCGACCTTGTCGGCATGCTGCGGCGGATGGAAGCTCGGGGTGAGATTCGCGGCGGACGGTTTGTGATTGGTGTGGGCGGGGAGCAGTTCGCGCTGGCGGAAGCGGTCGACTCTCTGCGGCAGATGAAGAGCCGCGCGATGGATGATCGTGAGATCGTTGTCGCTGCTGCGGATCCAATGAATCTCGTGGGGGTGGTCATGCCGGGGGAGCGGATCGCAGCCATGCCGCGCAACGTGGTGCGCTATCGCAATGGGATTTGCGAGAACACGCGGGAGCCTGACCCGCAACCCGCAATGCCAGCACAGCAAGCGCCGATCCAGAATGTGGGGTTGTTCTAA
- a CDS encoding KdsC family phosphatase, which translates to MNATERASRIKLLVFDVDGVLTDGTLWFIPTGKDANGQPIAVETKGFAAHDGLGMAIARTAGLKLAIVTKRQSDTVAVRMRDLKLDYVYQGQHYKMRAVQEICAKEGITLDEVAYVGDDIIDLPVMNHVGLAIAVANARPQVKQMAHWTTPCLPGYGAGRDAIEFILEAQGKLAPAMTAYLDESNEGKLSDIGQGGM; encoded by the coding sequence ATGAATGCTACCGAACGCGCCTCCCGCATTAAGCTTCTTGTCTTCGACGTCGACGGAGTTCTCACCGACGGCACCCTCTGGTTCATCCCCACCGGTAAGGATGCCAATGGCCAACCCATCGCCGTGGAGACCAAGGGCTTTGCCGCGCATGACGGCCTTGGCATGGCCATTGCCCGCACCGCCGGACTGAAGCTGGCCATCGTCACTAAGCGCCAGTCTGACACCGTAGCCGTGCGCATGCGCGACCTGAAGCTGGACTACGTCTACCAGGGCCAGCACTACAAGATGCGCGCCGTGCAGGAGATCTGCGCCAAGGAAGGCATCACGCTCGACGAAGTAGCCTACGTCGGCGACGACATCATTGACCTGCCCGTGATGAACCACGTCGGCCTGGCCATCGCCGTGGCCAATGCGCGCCCACAGGTCAAGCAGATGGCCCACTGGACCACGCCCTGCCTCCCCGGCTACGGCGCCGGCCGCGACGCCATCGAGTTCATCCTGGAAGCCCAGGGCAAGCTCGCACCTGCGATGACCGCGTATCTGGATGAATCGAACGAAGGCAAGCTCTCTGACATTGGACAGGGGGGCATGTAG
- a CDS encoding acyltransferase family protein, protein MSSQTAEVVKTRSPYYVALDGLRAIAVILVFFQHYGAGRNYLFGWGWTGVDIFFVLSGFLITGILFDSRHKEHRYRNFYIRRTLRIFPLYYLIWCAVLLLTPLVHCQWNWRWALWPSYLGNYARFLFLHTPGDPYRFDKLAFGPSANAWLGYNAHLYIGHFWSLCVEEQFYLIWPFVVFRIRRRETLMKVCLAVLLLSPIFRSLLTWLLPPDLLQMEILYRGLLTRLDALLLGGLIALALRGKEKNLVDRVRRPLLFLSAGLITGLSWVAVKVMGKPYNGSATDWVSIFGYSFIDLLAAGLILECIHSGSLLGKVLSWKPLRALGIISYGFYIYHDLLHDFFADFAHRLFPSYSYSMTMLTAFTGTLCIATISYLGFERPLLKLKDRFTEGAHTAPMGQGDGSLKS, encoded by the coding sequence ATGAGTTCTCAGACTGCTGAGGTAGTGAAAACAAGATCTCCGTACTACGTGGCCTTGGATGGATTACGGGCGATCGCCGTCATCCTTGTCTTCTTCCAGCATTACGGGGCGGGACGAAATTATCTTTTCGGCTGGGGGTGGACTGGAGTGGATATTTTCTTCGTCCTCTCCGGTTTCCTTATCACCGGTATTTTGTTTGACAGCCGGCACAAGGAACATCGTTACCGTAACTTCTACATCCGCAGAACACTTCGAATTTTCCCGCTCTATTACTTGATCTGGTGCGCCGTTCTGCTGCTTACGCCACTGGTCCACTGCCAATGGAACTGGCGCTGGGCGCTCTGGCCGTCGTACCTGGGAAATTATGCGCGGTTTCTCTTTCTGCACACACCAGGAGATCCTTACCGCTTCGATAAGCTCGCCTTCGGACCGTCGGCAAATGCGTGGCTTGGTTACAACGCACATCTCTACATCGGTCACTTCTGGTCGCTATGTGTCGAGGAACAGTTTTATCTCATCTGGCCATTCGTCGTGTTCCGGATTCGACGCAGAGAGACCTTAATGAAAGTCTGCCTGGCAGTCCTTCTGCTAAGCCCGATCTTCCGTAGTCTGCTTACCTGGCTCCTGCCTCCCGACTTGCTGCAGATGGAGATTCTCTATCGGGGACTACTGACTCGTCTGGATGCACTTCTGCTTGGCGGGCTGATCGCTTTAGCACTTCGCGGTAAAGAGAAAAACCTCGTTGACAGAGTCCGGCGGCCTCTCCTTTTTCTTTCGGCAGGACTCATCACTGGCCTTTCCTGGGTCGCGGTAAAAGTAATGGGGAAACCTTACAACGGTTCAGCCACGGATTGGGTCAGCATCTTTGGGTATAGCTTCATCGATCTTCTTGCAGCCGGACTGATTCTTGAGTGCATTCACTCAGGGAGCCTTCTCGGTAAGGTCTTAAGCTGGAAACCTCTGCGTGCGCTCGGGATCATCAGCTACGGCTTCTACATCTACCACGACCTGCTGCATGATTTTTTTGCTGATTTTGCCCACCGCCTGTTTCCGTCCTACAGCTATTCCATGACGATGCTTACCGCGTTTACCGGTACCCTATGCATCGCCACCATCAGTTACCTCGGATTTGAGAGACCGCTGCTCAAGCTAAAAGACCGCTTTACAGAAGGCGCACACACAGCCCCAATGGGTCAAGGGGATGGGTCGCTCAAAAGCTGA
- a CDS encoding FUSC family protein, whose protein sequence is MANEEVIRLAHFEWKEAEPLHALICLPAMLLVMAAGILLDQPSWAAMAVGGAMCVGFGSFQAPIFYRYGPMLAAAVGITISTFLGAFFAVNTAALTLVCVVWAFLYGLTQSQGTAASWVGAQCCVYLIISSAAPDTHGRLLGTFPQAALRGVATLMGAILQFVAILFFWRFVPRIRANLTDPHFDPAKFRTRYLLEQLTPTSVHFHFAVRLAVTACITMLLYRVWWPFANGYWIAMTAVLVIKPEFYLTTERTILRLLGTYLGAGVATVIATLLRPNPWILAALVLAYLWACYVFMNVNYGIFSVAITGYIAFILAFNHLPEQAVLLNRILATTVGGAVALAIHAVFHVFRKRWPLPL, encoded by the coding sequence GTGGCGAACGAAGAAGTCATCCGGCTGGCGCACTTTGAGTGGAAAGAAGCTGAGCCCCTGCATGCATTGATCTGCCTGCCTGCCATGCTGCTGGTGATGGCGGCAGGTATTCTGCTGGACCAGCCAAGCTGGGCGGCGATGGCCGTTGGCGGGGCCATGTGCGTGGGCTTCGGATCGTTTCAGGCGCCGATCTTTTATCGCTATGGACCGATGCTGGCCGCTGCGGTGGGGATCACTATCTCCACCTTTCTTGGGGCATTCTTCGCCGTGAATACCGCGGCGCTGACGTTGGTGTGCGTGGTGTGGGCATTCCTCTATGGCTTGACGCAGTCGCAGGGAACGGCGGCGTCGTGGGTGGGCGCGCAGTGCTGCGTGTATCTCATTATTTCGTCCGCGGCGCCGGATACCCATGGCCGCCTGCTGGGGACCTTTCCCCAGGCAGCGCTGCGTGGCGTGGCTACGCTGATGGGCGCCATTCTGCAGTTTGTCGCGATCCTCTTCTTCTGGCGATTTGTGCCGCGCATTCGCGCCAACCTGACAGACCCGCACTTCGATCCGGCGAAGTTCCGCACGCGGTATCTTCTGGAGCAGTTGACGCCGACCAGCGTTCACTTTCACTTTGCCGTGCGACTGGCGGTGACGGCCTGCATCACCATGCTGCTCTACCGGGTGTGGTGGCCGTTCGCCAATGGATATTGGATCGCGATGACGGCGGTACTGGTCATCAAACCGGAGTTCTACCTCACCACGGAGCGCACCATCCTGCGGCTGTTGGGAACCTATCTCGGCGCGGGCGTGGCCACGGTCATTGCCACCCTGTTGCGGCCCAACCCATGGATATTGGCTGCCCTGGTGCTCGCCTACCTGTGGGCCTGCTATGTGTTCATGAATGTGAACTACGGTATCTTCTCGGTAGCTATTACGGGCTACATTGCATTCATCCTGGCCTTCAATCACTTGCCGGAGCAGGCCGTTCTGCTGAACCGTATCCTGGCAACCACGGTCGGCGGTGCGGTCGCGCTTGCCATCCACGCGGTCTTCCACGTCTTTCGCAAGCGCTGGCCGCTGCCATTATGA